From a single Diceros bicornis minor isolate mBicDic1 chromosome 6, mDicBic1.mat.cur, whole genome shotgun sequence genomic region:
- the LOC131407232 gene encoding interferon-induced protein with tetratricopeptide repeats 1-like isoform X2: MSKNADEDQIKDRLEQLRCHFTWDLLIEDTEMPDLENRILDEIEFLDTKYNVGIHNLLAYVKHLKGQNEEALKSLREAEDLIQREHADQSGMRSLVTWGNYAWLYYHMGRLAEAQAYVDKVENTCKKFPNSSSYRMDCPHMDCEEGWALLKCGGKNYKRAKACFEKALEADPENPEFSTGYAITAYRLDGLNGAPHNSEEICLNLLKQAIRLNPEDAYIKALLALKLQDVGQEAEGEKYIEEARTNMSSQTYVLRYAAKFYRRKGSLDKALQLFKKALKATPSSALLHHQIGLCYRAQAIQIQKARNWQPRGQDRENIDRIARLAISHFEFALEEKPTFEIAYVHLAEMYTAVGNLSKAEDAYQKVLCMKLIEEEKLQKIHFYYGQFQEFQRKSEVHAIVHYLKAAKIEKATFARDKSISSLEKLALKKLQRNALDIETLSILGFIHKVKGEMHKALEYYEWALRLAADFENSVGHDP, translated from the coding sequence TAAGAATGCCGATGAAGATCAGATCAAGGACAGGCTGGAGCAGCTGAGATGTCACTTTACATGGGATTTGCTAATTGAAGACACTGAAATGCCTGATTTGGAAAACAGGATCTTGGATGAGATTGAGTTCCTGGACACCAAATACAATGTGGGAATACACAACCTACTGGCCTATGTGAAACACCTGAAAGGCCAGAATGAGGAAGCCCTGAAGAGCCTGAGAGAGGCTGAAGACTTAATCCAGCGAGAACATGCCGACCAATCAGGCATGAGAAGTCTGGTTACCTGGGGCAACTATGCCTGGCTGTACTACCACATGGGCAGACTAGCAGAAGCCCAGGCTTACGTGGACAAGGTGGAGAACACTTGCAAGAAGTTTCCAAATTCCTCCAGCTATAGGATGGACTGTCCTCACATGGACTGTGAGGAAGGATGGGCCTTGCTGAAATGTGGAGGGAAGAATTATAAACGGGCCAAAGCCTGCTTTGAAAAGGCTCTGGAAGCGGACCCCGAAAACCCTGAATTCAGCACTGGGTATGCAATCACCGCCTATCGCCTGGACGGCCTTAATGGAGCACCACACAATAGTGAGGAAATTTGTCTGAACCTACTAAAACAGGCCATCAGGCTAAATCCAGAAGATGCGTATATTAAGGCTCTCCTTGCCCTGAAGCTTCAGGATGTAGGACAAGAAGCTGAAGGAGAAAAGTACATTGAAGAAGCACGGACCAACATGTCCTCGCAGACCTATGTGCTTCGATATGCAGCCAAGTTTTACCGAAGAAAAGGCTCTCTAGATAAAGCTCTCCAGCTCTTTAAAAAGGCCCTGAAGGCAacaccctcctctgccctcctgcaTCACCAGATAGGCCTTTGCTACAGAGCACAAGCGATTCAAATACAGAAAGCTAGAAACTGGCAGCCTAGAGGACAGGATAGAGAAAATATTGACAGAATTGCAAGATTAGCCATATCGCATTTCGAATTTGCTCTGGAAGAAAAACCCACATTTGAGATTGCTTATGTACACCTGGCAGAAATGTATACAGCAGTAGGCAACCTTAGCAAAGCTGAAGACGCTTATCAAAAAGTGTTATGCATGAAATTAATCGAAGAAGAAAAGCTGCAAAAGATACATTTCTACTATGGCCAATTTCAGGAATTTCAAAGGAAATCTGAAGTCCATGCAATCGTCCATTATTTAAAAGCAGCAAAAATAGAAAAGGCAACATTTGCAAGGGATAAAAGTAtcagttctttggagaaattggcTCTAAAGAAACTTCAGAGAAATGCATTAGACATAGAAACCTTGAGCATCCTGGGGTTCATCCACAAAGTGAAAGGAGAAATGCATAAAGCCCTGGAGTATTATGAGTGGGCCCTGAGGCTGGCTGCTGACTTTGAGAACTCTGTGGGACATGATCCCTAG